TgcgtgaaattaaaaatgaagacCCACGTCAATGGAGCCAaggtattttgaaaatttattaactataggcattaaaaaaaatcagaatataTTCCAAGATAATTAcgattattaatgaaataaagggtgccaattaaataaaattataaattaattttccaaggTTCATTCACTGAGTTCAATAACGTATTCGATATTTTAATTGACGATAAGTATTTAAGCAATGATACAGATCCTCATAAATGTAATGCCAGTAatgcagtaattaaaaatgtggCATCTGATCCGAATTACTGGAATGCATGTCCTGGAATAATTCGCAGCTGCTGGATAAATGTAATATTGATAACATATATgttcgaataattcaaaatattaaaaaaatctttttttttgtattttattaggAAGAACCTACTGATGTGGACGAGCCCGTTTTTAAACAGTGTTTTTGTTTATGTGAACATAATAAAGACTTTACGGGTGCTATAAATACTTCTGTAAATAAAAACGTTTCCTATGTTTTCAATCTTCCTCGGCCTAAATTACTAGACTCCATTTGCTTTGATCCAATTGTATTAGAAGATAATTTGTGagtatcatataaatttattatactcggggtaactttaaattaaaaaaaaaaattctttatcgataaatattcaaaatgttatttttagtgTCGTGACTGGTGTTAGATTCCGGCAATATGATAACAGATTACATCTTGAAGTTCAACAAGGAGTACTTGCAAATGGGAGAGTTGACCCAATCACAGTTGATTGGAACACTGTGGAGACATGCACtgattcaagaaaaatacTTTATGATTTCAGCGGTGCTTtgttcaaaagcattaaactTGTATTAGAAGACATTCCTCTACCCGAAAATTTTGTTGTCACAGGTTATTTCTTTAActatctattaaaataaaaattaatttgcctTTCACTTACAAGCTTCAAGAGATCtgcgataatttttaaactagtagactaataaattttatctataacagGTGTAACATTTGGCGAATCATTGATTGGTCGATCCGTTAATTACGACGGTAATTTCGACAGCGATACATTAAGCATAACTCAAATGAGCCATTGTACTAGCaggtataatttattaaataaaaaattatttaagcgCGAAGGAGTAGGTCTGGACCGAccctatatttttatctattttaaatgaatctgTTATCATACtacgattattttaattttgataaatttttgaagcgCGATAAAATACCCTCGTAAGTTAACTAATTAAACGTTTGGTTTCAGTACTACAAGcgtattgaaaaattacaagattCTACGGCCATCTACATCTGCATCACAAAATAATCAAGAACTGAGTCAGTCATGCAAACATCACATTGAATTCCATACAACTTCTTTTGAAATTAACTATGAGCAACATATTGTCCCGTCTGTTGATTTACAAGAACTAGTTACAGATCCACCAATGCCTATCAGTGGAATCGGATGGTATTATCGTGGATATCCAAACTGCGGAGGATATTtagctttgaaaattttaaaagcttaattttatataaattgatgaatataataaagttataacaactatagttaaaacaaaaaatatttcagtgtttatttcaaaaaagtcCTGATTTTCTATAGGTTTTCTATAGactttcaagaaaatttctcTAGGTCTTTTCGATTTTCATTCaacgaaatttcaaaagttgatttaaattactaaaagttaatcaattaaaacaaattttgttaaaaaaaaaaaaaaaggaaaagttATCGAGTTAACTGTCAAATCATCTGAGAATTGCCTCAACTACACCTGAACTTCCGCTCACAGAAATATATCTTCGAGcgagaaatttcaatttcttagaatcgataaaaaatatgtttggatcataaattcttgaaattaatttgtttcgCGATAACTAGATAGCGTCAttagcagaatatttttttttcagagtaggagagcctaaaaaaaaatttacataatagCTGTTTTTATATTCACGAAGTAGTAGTTATTGCACTATAGTAGCGaatgttacaatttttttttttccgcacaactacaaactttttttttcaaaatttatttcaagtgtGACTTTCatgtaataaagaaaaaaaaaattttttcatggaaaactcgaattgaaaaaaaaagaaccattgtgacagtaattaaaaaccaattttgaataaaaaaaattatttaaaattaaaattgcacACTTTAACCAATTGTTGATTTAATCTGGTTCTCTTTTAATCTAGAGTActgatgaatttaattattataaaatattaaattattaatcaaaaaataattatttcatataatgattttaaagAGTAATTGAATTAACGGCGTcatgtatattaaaattaacgatgaataattatcagaGTAAAACGTCTTTAACGCTTCGCCCTTGAGGTGagaaatttatatagataatCAAAAAACATGTTGGTATTGTGCGCcaatcattatatattatgttttttaattacgctaatgtaaatatttctacaagtgatattaaatattttcgtaCGAAAacgtttctttttttaattatttaagtaacaACGAGTAACTTTATCGATTTAACAGTTGAattgaatgtatatatatccttCGATTGATACACTTAGTTGAATAAatcaaacatt
This genomic window from Microplitis demolitor isolate Queensland-Clemson2020A chromosome 6, iyMicDemo2.1a, whole genome shotgun sequence contains:
- the LOC103574050 gene encoding uncharacterized protein LOC103574050, whose translation is MNYCFNLHKIKIIIFIIINAINILSVTSKLREIKNEDPRQWSQGSFTEFNNVFDILIDDKYLSNDTDPHKCNASNAVIKNVASDPNYWNACPGIIRSCWINEEPTDVDEPVFKQCFCLCEHNKDFTGAINTSVNKNVSYVFNLPRPKLLDSICFDPIVLEDNFVVTGVRFRQYDNRLHLEVQQGVLANGRVDPITVDWNTVETCTDSRKILYDFSGALFKSIKLVLEDIPLPENFVVTGVTFGESLIGRSVNYDGNFDSDTLSITQMSHCTSSTTSVLKNYKILRPSTSASQNNQELSQSCKHHIEFHTTSFEINYEQHIVPSVDLQELVTDPPMPISGIGWYYRGYPNCGGYLALKILKA